The genome window TCCACGCCCATGCGCCGGGCCATGTCGGCCCGCCACTCCTGGCGGCTGCGGAAGCCGGGCAGGGCGCGCGCGTGCCGCTCGGCCCAGGCCATGAGTTCGGCCGGCGGCAGCTCGATGGGCATGGGGACGCGCATGGGCTGCGAGACGTACCAGGGTGTGTCGATGTACAGCTCGAGCCGGTTGCCTTCCGGATCGCGGCAGTACAGCGACAGCGCGTTGCCGTGCGTGACCGGTGCCAGTTCCGCGACGCCGGCGTCCACCAGGCGGCGGTGGTAGCGCTGCAGGGTTTCCAGGGAGTCGGCCATCAGCGACAACTGGTTGATGACGTTGAAGCGGACATCGGCGGGCCGCCCCGATACCAGCACGATCTGGTGATGGACGTCCGGATCGCGGCTGGTGAACACCAGTTCGATCGGGCCGTGAGGGCCGTCGAGCATGCCGCGGTCCGTGATGGTGAAGTCCAGGACCTGCGAATAGAAGTCGGCCATGCGCTGGATATCGGTGACGAAGATGCCGACGTGGCTGAAGGAAAGACCGGGTCTTTGGGGCATGGTGGAAAATTTGGCCTGATATATGGCGAATAAACGCCATTGAAAATTGAGTTTTTTGCATATTACGTAAAAAACTCAAAAATAAGACCTGTGTGAAACCCTAGGTGGAATCGGCCGGGGGCAGGCGGCCGCACGCCGCTTCCCGAGGGAAGCGGCGGCAAACCGGAGGGGGTAGGAGGCGGGGGCGGCAAGGCCCCCGGAGGATTCAGGAACGGGGGCCCAGGACCTGTTCCCACAGCTCGATCACGGCGGCGCGTTCGGCCGTCAGCGCGTCCTGGGGTACGCGGGCTTTTTCCACGTCCTGCAGGCGCAGCGCGTGCTGTTCCCGCCGCAGCGTGCGATAGGCATCGCCCACGCGCCGCGCCAGGTCGGCGGGGATCAGGCCCGCTTCGGCGGCCAGGCGCAGCAGCGCGATGTTGCCGAGGTTCTGCACCAGGATCTCGTGCTCGCGGGCATGCAGCAGGACCAGGTATTGGGTGACGAATTCGACGTCCACCATGCCGCCCGGATCGTGCTTGAGGTCGAAGTCCGGCGTGCGGTTGGGGTGGCCTTCGCCGATCTTGCGGCGCATGGCGATGACCTCGTCGGCCAGTTGGCGGGCGTCGCGCGGCATCAGCAGCACCTCGCGCCGGATGCGTTCGAACTGTCTGCCCACCTCGGGGTCCCCGGCGGCGAAGCGGGCGCGCGTGATGGCCTGATGTTCCCAGGGCCAGGCGTGTTCCTTCTGGTAGCGCTCGAAGGCTTCGGTCGAGATCACCATCAGCCCGGCCTGGCCGTCGGGCCGCAGCCGCAGGTCCACTTCGTACAGGCGTCCCGAGGCGGTCATGGAACCGAGCCACGACAGGATGCGCTGGCCGAAGCGGGCGTAGATCTCGCCGGCGTCCTCGCGCGGGTCGTCGAACAGGAACACCAGGTCGAGGTCCGAGGCGTAGCCCAGCTCCTTGCCGCCGTGCTTGCCGTAGGCGATGACCGCGAAATGCGCGGGCGTGCGGCCTTCGTCCCTGGATACGCTGTACCAGACGCGCTTGAGCGTTTCCTCGAGCATGATGTCGGCGACCATGGACAGGTAGTCGCCCAGCCGCTCCACCGTCAACTGGCCCTCGAGATCCTGCGCCAGCAGATGGAAGCCCCATTGGCGCTGCGTGTCGCGCATCAGGTTCATCTGCCGCTCGACGTCGGGCGCGCCGGTGCCGTCGATCACGCAGGCATCCAGTTCGTCGCTGAGCTTGCGGGCCATGGCGGGCAGGTCGGGCTCGACCATGAGCGTGCGCCAGTCCAGCAATTCGTCCAGCAGCAGCGGGTGCCGGGTCAGGTAGCCCGCGGCCCAGTCGCTGGCCGCGAAGATGCGGGCCACCCGGGCCAGCGTGTCGGGGTACTCGGCCAGCAGCGCCATGTAGGCGCTGCGCTGCGCGATGTGCTCGATCAGGCCGAACATGCGGACCAGCGCGGCGGCGGGCGCCTTGGTGCCGGCGCAGGCATCCACCGCCGCCGGCAGCAGGGCCGCCAGGCGCCGCCGGCTGTTGTCGGGCAGGCTGCGTATGCGTGGGCTGTCGAGCAGCGCGGCGGCGCGCGGCAGCAGGCTGTCGGCCTCGGCCGGCAGGGCCGTGCGTATGCGTTCGACCAACCGGTCCTCGGGGTCGCCCGTCCCGCGCCGGCCCTGGGCTTGTTCGCCGTCGTTCTGGCCGAACACGCCGCGGAAGGTGGTTTCGACGAATTCCCGGTGCGCGGTCAGCGTGCGCTCGAAGTTGGCCGGGTCGTCGAAGCCCAGCGCGCGGGCCAGTTCGGCACGCCGCTCGTCGTCCTGGGGCAGCAGATGGGTCTGCTGGTCCTCGCGGTATTGCAGGGCGTGTTCGACCCGCCGCAGGAAGCGGTAGGCACTTTCCAGCCGTTCGGCATCCTCGGGCCGGACCAGGCCTGCCTCGCGTTCGGCGTGCAGCGCGGCCAGCAGGCCGCGTTCCTGCAGCGTCGGCGTGCGGCCGCCGCGTACCAGCTGCGAGAGCTGGACCACGAACTCGATCTCGCGGATGCCGCCTTCGCCCAGCTTGACGTTATCGGCCTGCGTGGCCTGTTCGCCCGTGCCGTTGTACGAGCGGCGGTTCCAGTCCTCGCGTATGCGTTCGCGCAGCGCGCGCAGCGCCGCCAGCGCGTCGAAATCGAAATACTTGCGGTAGACGAAGGGCCGCCGCAGCGCCTCCATCTGCGCCGCCTGGGCGGCGGGGTCGCTGCCCTGGAAGGCCTGGGCTTCGATGCGGCGCGCCTTCAGCCAGGCATAGCGTTCCCATTCCCGCCCCTGCGACACCAGGTAGTTCTCGAAAGCGTCCAGGCTCCAGGCCAGCGGTCCGGCGTCGCCGTCGGGCCGCAGCCGCAGGTCGGTGCGGAATACGTGGCCGTCGGCGTCGATCTCGGCGATGACCGGCATCATGCGCCGCGTCAGCCTGCCGTAGAACTCATGGTGGGAGATGGGCCGGCGCCCGTCGGTCTCGCCCTCGTCGCCATACAGCATGACCAGGTCGATGTCGGACGAGACGTTCAGTTCCTCGCCGCCCAGCTTGCCCATGCCCACGATCAGCATTTCCTGGGGCAGGCCCGAGGCGGCCTCGCGCGGGATCCCATGCACCTCGGCCAGTTCGGCCGCGACGCTGCGATAGGCCTGTTCGATGGCCAGGTCGGCGAGCCGGGTCATCGCGCCCACGACTTCCTCCAGCGGCGCGAGGCCCGCCAGGTCGCGCGCCATGACGGTGCAGAACACGCGCTCGCGCAGCCTGCGCAGCACCGCGCGGCAGTCGGCCACGGGCAGCGGGCCGGCCGACGCCGCGCCCCGGGCCGTGCGCAATTCGTCGAACCAGGCGGCCAGGGCCTGGGCGTCGACCGGCCGGGTGGCCGCGTCGGCCAGCCAGCGCCCGTAGTCGGGCTGGGCGTCTATGCGTCGGCGCAGGTGGCCCGACCAGGAAAGCGCGGGGGTGAGCAGCGAGGTGTCTGTCATGGCGAAAATTGTGGCAGTGCGTTACAGAATTGTGCGCCACGAAGAAGTTTTGCGCATAAGCCAGCATAAGACATGCGGGGCGGTATAAGCTTCCATTTTCCCATTCCTCCACCCAGGCCCTGGCGGCCGCTTCGACGGAACGACTGCGTTTCGCCGTTTCTTCGTGCATATCGACCTAGCTTATCTCTATCGCCTCGTCGTGCGGCCCCTGGTCTGGGTGATCCTGGCCGCCTATTTCCTGTTCGCGGTTGCCCTGGTGGTGGTGCGCTACGGCGTGCTTCCCGCCATCGACGACTACCGGCCGGGCATCGAACGCATGGTCGGCCGGGCGATCGGGGCCTCGGTCACCATCGGCAGGATCGACGCCGAATGGCTGGGCCTGCATCCCAGCTTCGAACTGTCCTCCGTCCAGGTGGCGGATTCCTCCGGCCAGCCGGGGCTCAGCCTCCCCCGCGTGTCGGCCATCCTGTCCTGGCGCAGCCTGCTGGTGCTGGAGCCGCGCCTGCTGCGCCTGCAGCTTGATGCTCCCGAACTCGACGCGCGCCGGGATGCCCAGGGGCGCTACTGGATCGCCGGCTGGGAAGTCGACCCCCAGGCCCGAGGCGGGTCCCGCGAAGGCCTGGACTGGCTGCTGGCCCAGCGCGAAGTGGTCGTGCGCGGTGCCCGCCTGCGATGGAACGATGCCCTGCGGGAGGCGCCGCCGCTGGAAATCGGCAACGTGGCCTTCGTGATGCACAACACCGGGCACCACCATCGCGCCGCGCTCAGGGCCGAACCGCCCGCCGCGCTGGGCTCCATGCTGGACGTGCGCGCCGACTTCACGCACGGCTGGTTCACGCTGGATGCCGCCGATCCGCAGCAATGGCGGGGATCGCTGTACGCGGCGCTGGATCGCGTCGACCTGGCGGGATGGCGGCCCTGGCTGGACCTGCCGGGCGAACCCTCGCAGGGCACGGGGACAATCCGGACCTGGGTCGACTATGACCGCGGACGCGTGCGCGCCGGCACCGCGCAACTGGCCGTGCGCGACCTGAGCGTGCGGCTCGGGCCGGAACTGCCGCCGCTGGACATCGCCAGCCTGGCCGGCCGGGCGGAACTGGCGCCGGTGGCCGGCGGCGGGTACAGGCTGGACCTGGCCGGCCTGGATGCGGCGACCGGCGACGGCCTGGTGTTGCATCCCCAGCGGCTGGCCGCCACCTGGACCCCGGGGCGCCAAGGCACGCCGCCGGCCACGCAGATCGAGGTGGACGGGTTCGATCTGGCCACCGGCCTGCACCTGGCGGACCGGCTGCCCCTGCCCGGGACGGCGCGCGAGAAGCTGGCCGAGCTGCAGCCACGGGGCCGGATCGATGCGTTGCGGCTGGGCTGGCAGGGCGCGCCCACGCGGCCCGAATCGGTATCGGGCCGCGCGGCGTTCTCCGGTCTGTCGATCGCGGCCGCGCCCGAGCCGCCGGTGAACGACGGCAACCATCCGCAGCGGCCGGGTTTCTCCAACCTGCAGGGCAGCATCGAGGTGGACGCGCAGGGCGGACGCATCGACGTCCATGCGCGCGACGCCGTGCTGCGCTTTCCGGGCGTGTTCGCCGAGCCCGACCTGCCCATGGACGTCTTCAACGCCCGGGCGGCGGCGCGCAAGGGGGCCGACGGCGCCTGGATGGTCGACGTCGAGCACCTGGATTTCAGCCGCCGCGGCGTGGAGGGCAGTTTCAGCGGCAACTGGAGCAGCCATGGCCGCAGCCCCGCCGGCACGCTGGACCTGAGGGGCACGCTGGCGCGCGCCGACGTGCGCGAGGTCTACCGCTACATCCCCATCGTGGTCGGCACGGACGTCCGGGCCTGGCTCCAGCACGCGCTGGTCTCGGGCCAGGCCGAGAACGTGGCCGTGCGCGTGCGCGGCGACCTCGATACCTTTCCCTACGGTACCGACAAGTCCGGCGAGTTCCGGGTGGCGGGCAAGGTCCGGGGCGTGACCCTGGACTACCTGCCAGAGCCGCTGGCCGAGGGCGACTTCTGGCCCCGGCTGGAGGACCTCGTGGGGGATCTCGTGTTCGATCGGGTGTCCATGGGGGTGGACGTCCGTTCCGGCCGCGTGCGGGTCGACCGCTCGACCACCGTGGCCATGGGGCGCACGCGCGCCGCCATCGCCAACCTCGAGCACGGGCCGCTGCTGGAGATCGATGGCGAGACGCGCGGGGCGGCGCCGGCGTTCCTGGCCTTCGTCAAGCGCTCGCCCGTGGGCCGCATGATAGGCGGCGCGCTGGACGATGCCTCGGCAAGCGGCAATTTCGTGGTGCCCTTGTCGCTGCGCATTCCGCTCGACCACGCCGACTCCGCCCACGCCGAGGTGCAGGTCAAGGGCGAAGTCCGGTTGTCGGGCAACGATTTCTCGCTGGCGCCCGCCGTGCCGCCTTTCTCGCGGCTGACCGGGACGGTGGCGTTCGACCAGCACGGCGTCGCCTTGCGCGACGTGGCCGGCACGGCCCTGGACGGTCCGTTGCAACTGTCCGGCGGCCCGCAGCCGGATGGTACCGACCTGCTGCGGGCCGAGGGCACCGCCTCGGCCGCGGCACTGGCGTTCTGGTGGAAGGCCCCGGGCATGGCACGGCTGTCTGGACGCACGGCCTACAAGGCCTCGGTCCGGATCCCGCCGGGCAAGATGCCCACGGTGCTGGTGGAATCCGACCTGGTGGGGCTGGCGGCCGATCTGCCCGCGCCGCTGGGCAAGACCGCGCAGGAGGCGCGTCCGTCACGGCTGGAATGGAGCGGCACGGCCGCCACGGCCGACCGGCCCAGGATGGACTGGTTCGCCGGCAGCGCGGGGCCGGCGGTCAACCTGCATGTCGAGCGCGACTACGCCGCCGACGGCGCCGTGGCCGCCATGCGCGGCGCCATCGGCATCAACCGTGCCGCCACGATCAGCGGTCCGGGGCTGAGCGTGAGCGCCTCGCTGCCCGAGGTGGACGTGGACGGGCTGCGCAAGCTCGCGGCGGAGTTCGAGCCGCCCCGGGACGCCGCGGCGGGATCCGGCCAGGAAGGCGGCGTGGACGTCCCGCTCAACCGCATCAGCCTGTCGACGCCGGTGCTGCGCGTGCACGGCCGCCAGCTCGACAAGGTCACGCTGTTCGCCGTGCGGCAGGAGACCGGCGGCAATGCCAACTGGCGGGCCGATGTCGAATCGGCCCAACTGGCCGGCCGCCTGTCGTGGGCCGAGACCCGCGGCGGGAACGGGCCCAACCGCCTGAGCGCGCGGTTGTCGCGGCTGGTGGTCGACAGCGAGACCGAGGACGCGGATCGTGGCGGCGCGCTGGACGAGTCCGCCGCGGACGACCAGGAGGTGCCGGAAATCGATCTGGTGGCCGAGCACTTCGAATTGTTCGGCAAGGCCCTGGGGCGGCTGGAGGTCCTGGCCCAGAGCATGGACCGGGGCCGCGAGTGGCGGCTGCGCCGCTTGAACGTGAAGAATCCGGATGCCGAGCTGGACGGCTCGGGCGTCTGGAAGCTGGAAGCCGGCGCTCGCCCCGGGGGGCGGCGCGCAATGTCGCTCGACGTGGTGCTCAAGCTGGCCGACACCGGCAGGTTCCTGGAGCGCATGGGCGTGCACGGCACCATGGCGCGCGGGTCGGGCAGCATGTCGGCCCAGGTGTCGTGGCAGGGCCTGCCCTACACGCTGGATCTGGCCAGCCTGTCCGGCAAGGTCGAGCTGGCGCTGGACAAGGGGCAGTTCCTCAAGGCCGAGCCGGGCATCGCCAAGCTGCTGGGCGTGCTGTCGCTGCAATCGCTGCCGCGCCGGGTGACGCTGGATTTCCGCGACATCTTCAGCGAAGGCTTCGCCTACGACACGATACGGGCGCACGCCGCCATCGCCAATGGCGTGGCGCATACCGACGATTTCAAGATGAACGGCGTGAACGCCACCGTGGTCATCGCCGGCGATGCCGACCTGGCGCACGAGACCCAGCGCCTGCAGGTGCTGGTGGTGCCCAAGCTCGATGCCGGCGCCGCCTCGCTGCTGTACGGGCTGGCGGTGAACCCCGCCGTGGGGCTGGGCGTTTTTCTGACGCAGTTGCTGCTGAAGGATCCGTTGTCCAAGGTCCTGGCCTATCAGTACGAGGTCACGGGCACCTGGGCCGATCCGCAGGTGGCCAAGGCCGGCAGCACCAAGGTCGACGCGGCGGGCAAGGAAACGGCGCCGCCGGTGGCCGAGCCGGCGGCACCCCCGCCGTGATTCTGCGCGACAATAGCCGGATGCCCGTGCCCTACACAGCCAGGAATCCCCGCCCATGACAGTTTCCGACGCCGCCGCCGTGCGCGTGGCGGCCATCCAGATGGTTTCGACCCCGGACGTGGAGCGTAATCTCGCCGACGCCGAAGCCCTGATCGCCGAAGCCGCCGGCCGGGGCGCCAATCTGGTGGCCCTGCCCGAGTATTTCTGTTTCATGGGGCGCAGCGACCGCGAGAAAGTGGCCATCCGCGAACGCGAAGGGCACGGGCCGGTCCAGGACTTCCTGGCCGCCCAGGCGCGCCGGCACGGCATCTACCTGGCGGGGGGAACCCTGCCGCTGGAGTGTCCGGATCCCGACCGGGTCTACAACACGGCCTTCGTCTACGGTCCCGATGGCGCGGCGCTTGCGCGCTACGACAAGATCCACCTGTTCAATTTCCGCCGCGGCGCCGAGTCCTACGACGAGGCGCTGAGCATCCGGCCGGGCGCCGCGCCCGTGGGCTTCGACGCGGCCTGGGGCCGGGTCGGCCTGTCCACCTGCTACGACCTGCGGTTTCCCGAGCTGTACCGGGCGCTGGGGCAGGTGGACTTGATTTTGGTGCCGGCCGCCTTCACCTACACCACAGGTCAGGCGCATTGGGAAATCCTGCTGCGCGCCCGCGCGATAGAAAACCAGTGCTACGTGCTGGCGCCGGCGCAGGGCGGCACGCATCCCAACGGGCGCCGGACCTGGGGCCACGCGATGCTGGTCGATCCCTGGGGGGCGGTGCAGTCCGTGCTGCCCGAGGGCCCGGGCGTGGTCGACGGCCTGCTGGACCCCGCCCGCATCGCCGAGGTGCGCGCCGCGCTGCCCGCGCTGCGCCATCGTGTACTGTAGATCCCGTGGCGCCCGCCGCGTTTCGCAACGATTTCCTGATTACCCATCCATGCAACTCGTAGAACCGAACATCCAGTCCCTGGCCATCGCCAAATCCCTGCTCCTGGACCCCTGGGGCCTGGACGAGGCGGATCTCTCCCGCGCGCTGGGCGAGATCTTCGCCCACAAGGTCGACTATGCCGACCTGTACTTCCAGTACACCCGCA of Pigmentiphaga sp. H8 contains these proteins:
- a CDS encoding YhdP family protein, giving the protein MHIDLAYLYRLVVRPLVWVILAAYFLFAVALVVVRYGVLPAIDDYRPGIERMVGRAIGASVTIGRIDAEWLGLHPSFELSSVQVADSSGQPGLSLPRVSAILSWRSLLVLEPRLLRLQLDAPELDARRDAQGRYWIAGWEVDPQARGGSREGLDWLLAQREVVVRGARLRWNDALREAPPLEIGNVAFVMHNTGHHHRAALRAEPPAALGSMLDVRADFTHGWFTLDAADPQQWRGSLYAALDRVDLAGWRPWLDLPGEPSQGTGTIRTWVDYDRGRVRAGTAQLAVRDLSVRLGPELPPLDIASLAGRAELAPVAGGGYRLDLAGLDAATGDGLVLHPQRLAATWTPGRQGTPPATQIEVDGFDLATGLHLADRLPLPGTAREKLAELQPRGRIDALRLGWQGAPTRPESVSGRAAFSGLSIAAAPEPPVNDGNHPQRPGFSNLQGSIEVDAQGGRIDVHARDAVLRFPGVFAEPDLPMDVFNARAAARKGADGAWMVDVEHLDFSRRGVEGSFSGNWSSHGRSPAGTLDLRGTLARADVREVYRYIPIVVGTDVRAWLQHALVSGQAENVAVRVRGDLDTFPYGTDKSGEFRVAGKVRGVTLDYLPEPLAEGDFWPRLEDLVGDLVFDRVSMGVDVRSGRVRVDRSTTVAMGRTRAAIANLEHGPLLEIDGETRGAAPAFLAFVKRSPVGRMIGGALDDASASGNFVVPLSLRIPLDHADSAHAEVQVKGEVRLSGNDFSLAPAVPPFSRLTGTVAFDQHGVALRDVAGTALDGPLQLSGGPQPDGTDLLRAEGTASAAALAFWWKAPGMARLSGRTAYKASVRIPPGKMPTVLVESDLVGLAADLPAPLGKTAQEARPSRLEWSGTAATADRPRMDWFAGSAGPAVNLHVERDYAADGAVAAMRGAIGINRAATISGPGLSVSASLPEVDVDGLRKLAAEFEPPRDAAAGSGQEGGVDVPLNRISLSTPVLRVHGRQLDKVTLFAVRQETGGNANWRADVESAQLAGRLSWAETRGGNGPNRLSARLSRLVVDSETEDADRGGALDESAADDQEVPEIDLVAEHFELFGKALGRLEVLAQSMDRGREWRLRRLNVKNPDAELDGSGVWKLEAGARPGGRRAMSLDVVLKLADTGRFLERMGVHGTMARGSGSMSAQVSWQGLPYTLDLASLSGKVELALDKGQFLKAEPGIAKLLGVLSLQSLPRRVTLDFRDIFSEGFAYDTIRAHAAIANGVAHTDDFKMNGVNATVVIAGDADLAHETQRLQVLVVPKLDAGAASLLYGLAVNPAVGLGVFLTQLLLKDPLSKVLAYQYEVTGTWADPQVAKAGSTKVDAAGKETAPPVAEPAAPPP
- the glnE gene encoding bifunctional [glutamate--ammonia ligase]-adenylyl-L-tyrosine phosphorylase/[glutamate--ammonia-ligase] adenylyltransferase is translated as MTDTSLLTPALSWSGHLRRRIDAQPDYGRWLADAATRPVDAQALAAWFDELRTARGAASAGPLPVADCRAVLRRLRERVFCTVMARDLAGLAPLEEVVGAMTRLADLAIEQAYRSVAAELAEVHGIPREAASGLPQEMLIVGMGKLGGEELNVSSDIDLVMLYGDEGETDGRRPISHHEFYGRLTRRMMPVIAEIDADGHVFRTDLRLRPDGDAGPLAWSLDAFENYLVSQGREWERYAWLKARRIEAQAFQGSDPAAQAAQMEALRRPFVYRKYFDFDALAALRALRERIREDWNRRSYNGTGEQATQADNVKLGEGGIREIEFVVQLSQLVRGGRTPTLQERGLLAALHAEREAGLVRPEDAERLESAYRFLRRVEHALQYREDQQTHLLPQDDERRAELARALGFDDPANFERTLTAHREFVETTFRGVFGQNDGEQAQGRRGTGDPEDRLVERIRTALPAEADSLLPRAAALLDSPRIRSLPDNSRRRLAALLPAAVDACAGTKAPAAALVRMFGLIEHIAQRSAYMALLAEYPDTLARVARIFAASDWAAGYLTRHPLLLDELLDWRTLMVEPDLPAMARKLSDELDACVIDGTGAPDVERQMNLMRDTQRQWGFHLLAQDLEGQLTVERLGDYLSMVADIMLEETLKRVWYSVSRDEGRTPAHFAVIAYGKHGGKELGYASDLDLVFLFDDPREDAGEIYARFGQRILSWLGSMTASGRLYEVDLRLRPDGQAGLMVISTEAFERYQKEHAWPWEHQAITRARFAAGDPEVGRQFERIRREVLLMPRDARQLADEVIAMRRKIGEGHPNRTPDFDLKHDPGGMVDVEFVTQYLVLLHAREHEILVQNLGNIALLRLAAEAGLIPADLARRVGDAYRTLRREQHALRLQDVEKARVPQDALTAERAAVIELWEQVLGPRS
- a CDS encoding carbon-nitrogen hydrolase family protein: MTVSDAAAVRVAAIQMVSTPDVERNLADAEALIAEAAGRGANLVALPEYFCFMGRSDREKVAIREREGHGPVQDFLAAQARRHGIYLAGGTLPLECPDPDRVYNTAFVYGPDGAALARYDKIHLFNFRRGAESYDEALSIRPGAAPVGFDAAWGRVGLSTCYDLRFPELYRALGQVDLILVPAAFTYTTGQAHWEILLRARAIENQCYVLAPAQGGTHPNGRRTWGHAMLVDPWGAVQSVLPEGPGVVDGLLDPARIAEVRAALPALRHRVL
- a CDS encoding VOC family protein, translating into MPQRPGLSFSHVGIFVTDIQRMADFYSQVLDFTITDRGMLDGPHGPIELVFTSRDPDVHHQIVLVSGRPADVRFNVINQLSLMADSLETLQRYHRRLVDAGVAELAPVTHGNALSLYCRDPEGNRLELYIDTPWYVSQPMRVPMPIELPPAELMAWAERHARALPGFRSRQEWRADMARRMGVEQAPA